Sequence from the Armatimonadia bacterium genome:
CGCCGTGACGGCGGCCTGCGAGATCAGCGGCGGGCAAGCTCTGGCGTGGTTTGCGGAGAGTCCGGAGGCGGCGCAGAGACTGCTGGAGGCCATGGTCGCGGCGACGGAGAGTCTTGCGACCTTCGATGCGTCGCTGCGAGGCGACACCTACAGGGGGCTCAGCTACACCGGCGACGACTTCTCCGGTCTGCTGTCGCCGGGGATGTTCCGGCGCTTTGCGGTGCCCTGCTACCAGCGGCTCTACGCCGGTCAGGAGCACCGGTACATGCACAGCGAGCTTCTGCGTGCCGAGCACCTGCGGATCGCTCGCGACGAAGTCGGCATCACCGAGTTCCATGGCGCGGGCTGCAAGAACCTGACCCTCGCGGAAATGCACGAGATCATGGGGAACGCCTTCTGGACGCAGCTCACTCCGCAGGAGATGGAGGAGCTTGAGCCGGAGGCCCTCGACGAGCGCATCAAGGAACTGGCGGGATGCGGTGCCTCGCACGTGCAGCTCTATCCCGGACGCGGGACTCCCGACAGGAACATGGAGGCTGCGATCGCGGCGGTGCAGCGCGAGTGTCCCGGTGGTCCGGCGTGGTAGAGCGCGAGAGCCTCACACCCAGAAGCCGTAGGTGGGGATGCCTTTGAAGATGCCGATCAGCGTCCAGACGCTACCGACAAAGAACTCGCCGAGCACGAGGCCGATGAACAGCGGCATGGCGGCCCGGTACATCTTGGCCCGGCCGTAGCGCAGGATCACGGCCTTCAGAGTCCAGGCGATGAGCAGGGGCAGCCACAGGCAGTTCATGGCCC
This genomic interval carries:
- a CDS encoding uroporphyrinogen decarboxylase family protein, which encodes MQPRWHIAFCNVTVTEYAGVPYRDYYGSPAVMLEAQLTAQEVAQERWGVGQFLRPHVDSPSCTFASYLGAPVIEPEEDEVPYLDAARPLLTEVAQIDRLRAGDPRRDGWMARRWKAWQYYTARGYKVGLGGYDGGAVTAACEISGGQALAWFAESPEAAQRLLEAMVAATESLATFDASLRGDTYRGLSYTGDDFSGLLSPGMFRRFAVPCYQRLYAGQEHRYMHSELLRAEHLRIARDEVGITEFHGAGCKNLTLAEMHEIMGNAFWTQLTPQEMEELEPEALDERIKELAGCGASHVQLYPGRGTPDRNMEAAIAAVQRECPGGPAW